In a single window of the Nicotiana tomentosiformis chromosome 8, ASM39032v3, whole genome shotgun sequence genome:
- the LOC138897010 gene encoding uncharacterized protein, with translation MNTVSPLVNGIVYANNAHEVWTDLQDRFDKINGSRIYNLHREIPTISQGTSNVSAYHSRLKLLWDEYSALIPSLPITPETRDSIDHSEQQKLFQFLMGLNKSYNAIRSQIILMSPSPSVSRAYAMLIHEESQRTVCTSGASMNETNESTALMSSRDNSQKFKRHNNTYCEYCKNKGHTKDVCYKLKLNFC, from the coding sequence ATGAACACCGTATCGCCATTGGTGAATGGGATAGTCTATGCTAATAACGCTCATGAGGTGTGGACAGATCTTCAAGATCGTTTCGACAAAATCAACGGATCGAGAATTTACAATCTCCATCGAGAAATACCCACAATTTCTCAAGGTACTTCTAATGTCTCTGCCTATCATTCGAGACTCAAACTGTTATGGGATGAATATAGTGCTCTTATTCCTTCTCTTCCTATAACACCTGAGACGAGAGATTCCATAGATCATTCAGAACAACAGAAGTTGTTTCAATTCTTAATGGGCTTAAATAAAAGCTATAACGCCATAAGAAGTCAAATTATACTCATGTCTCCATCACCTAGTGTGAGTCGTGCCTATGCTATGCTAATACATGAGGAGAGTCAGAGGACAGTTTGTACATCTGGAGCATCCATGAATGAGACAAATGAATCTACTGCATTGATGAGTTCTAGGGACAATTCACAGAAATTCAAGAGGCACAACAATACGTATTGTGAGTACTGTAAGAATAAAGGTCACACAAAGGATGTTTGCTATAAGCTg